TAACTGTATTTTCATCGATTCTAAACAGGTAACTAGAACCGATACCACCTTTGATGTATCGTTTCTCTCGCATTTCAGAAACAGGTTGACGGATTCTCTCGCCAACATATTCAATAACCATTTCCTTTGCAGTAATTGGTTCTAATGCATATAACCCCCAGTTGTGGATTGCCGAACGTGCAAACGTCACTGGCTTTTTCCTTTtgtttaattgatttagaGATAATAGTTCTGACTCTGTACCTATCGCTGCCCTTTGAGCATCTATATCTTGTTGGAACCTTCTATTGATAGCTCTATTAATTCTTGATGAGGAAATATCAGGGGTCGTATTTTCAGGAACATCTGGTAATTCAGAATCTTTTCTGAGAAGTTCTTGTGTAGATTCTCTTTCTTCTGAGTGATGATCAACTGTATTCAACGGTTCATTACGTCTACGACGATGTGGTAAATATGATACTTTgatttcatcatcaatttttttcatccCTTGAGCCACAAATGGTGTTTTCATATTAACAAAATATTCAGGCAATGCCTCATCATTTAAGAGTTTATAAGTATCGGTAGAtgcttttttatttatgcTTTGTCTACGGTCTTTCCAACAAtcatattcaattaatgtAGTATATGCTGGGTTACTTTTTTCCACATTTGCTCCAACAATACTTTTCAACAACtctaaatcttcttcatctttaacAGCATTCTGTAAGTCATGAATATTAAGCTTCAGtgatttatcaaatatgtTAAATTCATCCTCATATACAGGCTCTGGAAATGCAGTAGTAGAAGGTAAGTACAATGACTGAGCTTCctcaatttctttatcatttacTTCAATATTCTCTTTTTCGTTAGacaattcaattattttttttttgtctatGTATTCAGAATCTGGTTCCGGGGTTGTTAATTCACTGTCAGGACCTCTTCTTGAATCATCAGAAGCATGTTTTGACGAAGGTTCACTCTCATCAGCCAATTCAGTGTAAAGTTCTGGCTCAGAAGGTTGAGAATGATCATCCTCTTGTTGGTCATCCTCCATTTCTTCATCTAGATCATCTTCAGAGGAAGATTTGTAATGATCGTCCAATGTAGCTGCCAAACTTTGTTCTGCATTTGTGgattcatcttcattaaaCATATGTGACATAGGGGTCATCCCATTGTTTAACTTTcttgattttctttttttgtcaTTGACATCTGATAATGACATTTGTCTCCTTTTGAGAGCTCTTCTTCTGGATGCACTATTTGAAGCTGAATAACCACCGTAGAGTTGGaaaatatctaaattagaattattctcatcatttcttttcttctcttGTGCTTCTGCTATCTCTCTTAAGTGTTTTTGTCTTTGAATTTCACGTTTCTGTTTCTCAGCCAATAAGtttggaaatttttcagGATTTAATGTGTCAAACACTGCAGGTCcaatagttttttttctaatatccATATGTAAAGCTGAAGACAAGtcttttagaattattttaacTGCAGCTTTCAATAAATCATCTTTTGATTCATACGTTGGAACAGGTTTTCCATTAATGCCGGAATCTGCAGATTTCTCTGTAGGAGATACAGTGGAGCTCAGTGATGATTTCAAACGGCGGAAAGGAGGAGGCTCCACTAATTCTAATCGAACATTAATgtatgaatttttttgtcttgATAATAGCTTGAGTGTCCCTTGTTCCATATCAAAACAATTCTGAGCGCTTTTCAAATCGTTAAATGTAACAAATATACCTGCACTTATATCTAAGACACGACTCCAACGATACTTCCTTAGttgaattttaaaatcttccACTCTTAAACGATGTATAGTAGCAAATCTTCTACCAACAAATATAGCCGGTTTATAATTCAATTGCTTATGTATTTCTTCATGGAAGAGTCTCTTTTTCCATTGTGTGGAATCACTTTCATGGgattgattatttaaagaagtattatttgtagaaCTGTTGGTATCTTTCGAGGACGAgttattaatagaattagtattagagattttatctttatttgaGTTAGAAATTGCAGTGGCTTGCGAACTTCTTAAATTTTgttcaattattttctgtttCATTTCAAGTAATTTATtgttttcatttaattcaacCTTAAATTTTTTCCCTAATATATAACAATCAGACTGTTGATAAGCTTTATATGCCTTGTAAGCATTCCTAATACCAACCATTTGATTATGACTTTGCCCATTGTTATTACTATCAATTGCGTTATCGCTGATTGAATCAAATcgaattaaaaataagtGTAAAGGTAGTGCATTATTTGGATCAATTAATGACTCAAAATGTGATATAGAACCAAaagttttgaaataattcttAATAGATAATGGTTGAACAGACACAAAATTTTCGGAAATTGAATTCGAAGTTAAATCTGGCGATAAATAAACAATGATTTCATTTGGAGGAATTGGACCAAGAGAATGTTTATCATATGGGAGATGTGGGATAATCTTTAATGTAGGCCTTGGATATCTTGGTCTTGTAGGTTTAAGAGGGATACGATTAGTCCTAGGGTCTTTCGAAGGAATATTAGGTGTTCTTGGCGTTATCATTGATCGCAGTTTACCGGTAGAGTTATCACTAGTTAAGATAAAACCAGCCCGCggtatatttttatctttttcattttcatgccaatttttcattaaatctTTATGTATTAATGTTTTAGAAAGAGGATTGAAGTAATGGTATTTAGACGTAAATagttcattattattgtacTTCAAAATAGGTTTAGGCCTTCTCAAAATTGggtcattattattattagttctTGATCCAGTAGAATGAAGCACTGGCGCCTTTGGTGGATTA
This DNA window, taken from Henningerozyma blattae CBS 6284 chromosome 3, complete genome, encodes the following:
- the SET1 gene encoding histone methyltransferase SET1 (similar to Saccharomyces cerevisiae SET1 (YHR119W); ancestral locus Anc_2.148), producing the protein MSGYHRRSRNTPYEASSKHSFSYHRRQQQPKASRYEAAIANQNISVDDVRPYQRSMNYQEDNSHNLHNNHKSNNNNSNTKISNNKKNTYNSSSYHKDYSRPKKNHSRYDYVPQERHSYHSNPEDSSYRNEGNYYSKTNNSSSRDVNRTRYDTHRTSSNGTSTLTNSKDSNSSTRYFNPPKAPVLHSTGSRTNNNNDPILRRPKPILKYNNNELFTSKYHYFNPLSKTLIHKDLMKNWHENEKDKNIPRAGFILTSDNSTGKLRSMITPRTPNIPSKDPRTNRIPLKPTRPRYPRPTLKIIPHLPYDKHSLGPIPPNEIIVYLSPDLTSNSISENFVSVQPLSIKNYFKTFGSISHFESLIDPNNALPLHLFLIRFDSISDNAIDSNNNGQSHNQMVGIRNAYKAYKAYQQSDCYILGKKFKVELNENNKLLEMKQKIIEQNLRSSQATAISNSNKDKISNTNSINNSSSKDTNSSTNNTSLNNQSHESDSTQWKKRLFHEEIHKQLNYKPAIFVGRRFATIHRLRVEDFKIQLRKYRWSRVLDISAGIFVTFNDLKSAQNCFDMEQGTLKLLSRQKNSYINVRLELVEPPPFRRLKSSLSSTVSPTEKSADSGINGKPVPTYESKDDLLKAAVKIILKDLSSALHMDIRKKTIGPAVFDTLNPEKFPNLLAEKQKREIQRQKHLREIAEAQEKKRNDENNSNLDIFQLYGGYSASNSASRRRALKRRQMSLSDVNDKKRKSRKLNNGMTPMSHMFNEDESTNAEQSLAATLDDHYKSSSEDDLDEEMEDDQQEDDHSQPSEPELYTELADESEPSSKHASDDSRRGPDSELTTPEPDSEYIDKKKIIELSNEKENIEVNDKEIEEAQSLYLPSTTAFPEPVYEDEFNIFDKSLKLNIHDLQNAVKDEEDLELLKSIVGANVEKSNPAYTTLIEYDCWKDRRQSINKKASTDTYKLLNDEALPEYFVNMKTPFVAQGMKKIDDEIKVSYLPHRRRRNEPLNTVDHHSEERESTQELLRKDSELPDVPENTTPDISSSRINRAINRRFQQDIDAQRAAIGTESELLSLNQLNKRKKPVTFARSAIHNWGLYALEPITAKEMVIEYVGERIRQPVSEMREKRYIKGGIGSSYLFRIDENTVIDATKRGGIARFINHSCEPSCTAKIIKVGGMKRIVIYALRDIGLNEELTYDYKFEREIDAEERLPCYCGAPSCKGFLN